In the genome of Megalops cyprinoides isolate fMegCyp1 chromosome 7, fMegCyp1.pri, whole genome shotgun sequence, one region contains:
- the rap1aa gene encoding RAP1A, member of RAS oncogene family a, translating into MREYKLVVLGSGGVGKSALTVQFVQGIFVEKYDPTIEDSYRKQVEVDGQQCMLEILDTAGTEQFTAMRDLYMKNGQGFALVYSITAQSTFNDLQDLREQILRVKDTEDVPMILVGNKCDLEDERVVGKEQGQNLARQWNNCAFLESSAKSKINVNEIFYDLVRQINRKTPVEKKKAKKKSNCTLL; encoded by the exons ATGCGTGAATACAAGCTAGTGGTGCTAGGCTCTGGAGGTGTGGGCAAGTCCGCTCTG ACAGTCCAATTTGTACAGGGAATATTTGTGGAGAAATATGACCCCACAATAGAAGACTCCTACAGAAAG CAAGTGGAAGTAGACGGTCAGCAGTGTATGCTTGAAATCCTGGACACAGCAGGGACA GAGCAGTTCACGGCGATGAGGGACCTGTACATGAAGAACGGCCAAGGCTTCGCTTTAGTATATTCCATCACAGCACAGTCGACGTTTAACGACCTACAGGACTTGAGGGAACAGATCTTGCGAGTAAAGGACACTGAAGAT GTTCCCATGATCCTGGTGGGAAACAAGTGTGACCTGGAGGACGAGAGGGTGGTGGGCAAGGAGCAGGGCCAGAACCTGGCCAGACAGTGGAACAACTGTGCCTTTTTAGAGTCCTCTGCAAAATCCAAGATCAACGTTAATGAG ATCTTCTATGACCTGGTCAGACAGATAAATAGAAAAACGCCGGTGGAAAAGAAGAAGGCgaaaaagaaatcaaactgCACTCTGCTCTAA